A single window of Streptomyces sp. NBC_00464 DNA harbors:
- a CDS encoding RNA polymerase sigma factor, translating into MQTRTVTETERVPAIPAQSRAVRHPEAAADPPTPLTAVQSPPEAPPDPPEAVMEEPERPESPGPRSRPDTGGPSSDLFRQYLREIGRIRLLTAADEVELARRVEAGLFAEERLARTPDPDTRLAVDLDRLVVMGRMAKRRLIEANLRLVVSVAKRYVGRGLTMLDLVQEGNVGLIRAVEKFDYARGYKFSTYATWWIRQAMSRALADQARTIRVPVHVVELINRVVRVQRRMLQERGYEPTPEEVAEQLDLTPERVGEVLRLAQEPVSLHAPVGEEDDVSLGDLIEDGDAASPVESAAFLLLREHLEAVLSTLNERERKVVQLRYGLADGRPRTLEEIGRIFGVTRERIRQIESKTLNKLRDHAFADQLRGYLD; encoded by the coding sequence GTGCAGACCCGGACCGTGACCGAAACCGAGCGTGTCCCGGCCATCCCCGCGCAGTCCCGGGCCGTGCGTCATCCCGAGGCCGCGGCGGATCCGCCGACACCCCTGACCGCCGTGCAGAGCCCGCCCGAAGCGCCACCGGACCCGCCCGAGGCCGTCATGGAGGAGCCGGAGCGCCCCGAATCGCCGGGGCCGCGCAGCCGCCCGGACACCGGCGGACCGTCGTCCGACCTCTTCCGGCAGTACCTGCGCGAGATCGGCCGCATCCGGCTGCTCACCGCCGCCGACGAGGTGGAGCTCGCCCGCCGCGTCGAAGCCGGCCTGTTCGCCGAGGAGCGCCTGGCCCGCACCCCGGACCCCGACACCCGCCTCGCCGTCGACCTGGACCGGCTCGTGGTCATGGGACGGATGGCCAAGCGCCGCCTCATCGAGGCCAACCTCCGCCTCGTCGTCTCCGTGGCCAAGCGCTACGTCGGCCGTGGACTGACGATGCTGGACCTGGTCCAGGAGGGAAACGTCGGGCTGATCCGGGCGGTCGAGAAGTTCGACTACGCCCGCGGCTACAAGTTCTCGACGTACGCGACCTGGTGGATCCGGCAGGCCATGTCCCGCGCCCTCGCCGACCAGGCGCGGACCATCCGGGTCCCGGTCCACGTCGTCGAACTGATCAACCGCGTCGTCCGGGTCCAGCGCCGGATGCTCCAGGAGCGCGGCTACGAGCCGACGCCCGAGGAGGTCGCCGAGCAGCTCGACCTGACGCCCGAGAGGGTCGGCGAGGTCCTGCGCCTGGCCCAGGAACCCGTGTCCCTGCACGCCCCGGTCGGCGAGGAGGACGACGTCTCGCTCGGCGATCTGATCGAGGACGGGGACGCCGCGTCCCCCGTGGAGTCCGCCGCCTTCCTGCTGCTGCGCGAACACCTGGAAGCGGTGCTCTCGACCCTCAACGAGCGCGAGCGCAAAGTGGTCCAGCTGCGCTACGGGCTGGCCGACGGGCGGCCGCGCACGCTGGAGGAGATAGGGCGGATCTTCGGTGTGACCCGCGAGCGCATCCGGCAGATCGAGTCCAAGACCCTCAACAAACTGCGGGACCACGCCTTCGCCGACCAGCTCCGCGGCTACCTGGACTGA
- a CDS encoding ABC transporter ATP-binding protein, with translation MAGPGGRMMAGGAPTERSMDFKGSSKRLLKRFAAEKATLYVMLVAVALSVALSVVGPKILGKATDLVFAGVVGRGMDAGTTKEQAVEGLRRSNSGLADMLSKVDFTPGQGMDFDAIGHVLLVALAVYVGAGLLMLVSTRLSIRVINRVVFQLREDLQTKLSRLPLSYFDRQKRGEVLSRATNDIDNISQTMQQTMGQLINSLLTIVGVLVMMFWISPLLALVALVTVPLSVVVAAKVGKRSQPQFVQQWKVTGKLNAHIEEMYTGHTLVKVFGRQEESARDFAEQNDALYEAGFKAQFNSGIMQPLMMFVSNLNYVLIAVVGGLRVASGALSIGDVQAFIQYSRQFSMPLTQVASMANLVQSGIASAERIFELLDAEEQDADPAKGEAEFPGELRGSVSLENVSFRYDPEKPLIEDLSLSVEPGHTVAIVGPTGAGKTTLVNLLMRFYEVTGGRIALDGVDIAKMSRDDLRSGIGMVLQDTWLFGGTIAENIAYGASGDVTREQIEEAARAAHADRFIRTLPDGYDTRIDDEGSGVSAGEKQLITIARAFLSDPVILVLDEATSSVDTRTEVLIQKAMAGLAHGRTSFVIAHRLSTIRDADVILVMENGSIVEQGTHDELLEAKGAYARLYAAQFAQAVAEVD, from the coding sequence ATGGCCGGGCCTGGTGGACGCATGATGGCGGGCGGGGCGCCGACCGAGCGGTCCATGGACTTCAAGGGCTCGTCGAAGCGGCTGCTGAAGCGCTTCGCGGCGGAGAAGGCCACCCTGTACGTGATGCTGGTGGCCGTCGCGCTGAGCGTGGCGCTCTCCGTGGTCGGCCCGAAGATCCTCGGCAAGGCCACCGACCTGGTGTTCGCCGGTGTCGTCGGCCGCGGAATGGACGCGGGGACGACGAAGGAGCAGGCCGTCGAGGGCCTGCGCAGGAGCAACAGCGGTCTGGCCGACATGCTCTCCAAGGTGGACTTCACCCCGGGGCAGGGCATGGACTTCGACGCGATCGGCCACGTGCTGCTCGTGGCGCTGGCCGTGTACGTCGGTGCCGGGCTGCTGATGCTGGTGTCGACGCGACTGTCGATCCGGGTGATCAACCGGGTCGTCTTCCAGCTGCGCGAGGACCTTCAGACGAAGCTGTCACGGCTGCCGCTGTCGTACTTCGACCGGCAGAAGCGCGGCGAGGTGCTGAGCCGGGCGACGAACGACATCGACAACATCTCGCAGACGATGCAGCAGACGATGGGGCAGCTCATCAACTCGCTGCTGACCATCGTCGGCGTGCTCGTGATGATGTTCTGGATCTCGCCGCTGCTGGCGCTGGTCGCGCTGGTGACGGTGCCGCTGTCGGTGGTCGTGGCGGCAAAGGTCGGCAAGCGCTCCCAGCCGCAGTTCGTCCAGCAGTGGAAGGTGACGGGCAAGCTCAACGCCCACATCGAGGAGATGTACACCGGGCACACCCTGGTGAAGGTCTTCGGGCGGCAGGAGGAGTCGGCGCGGGACTTCGCCGAGCAGAACGACGCGCTGTACGAGGCCGGGTTCAAGGCGCAGTTCAACAGCGGGATCATGCAGCCGCTGATGATGTTCGTGTCGAACCTGAACTATGTGCTGATCGCTGTCGTCGGCGGGCTGCGGGTCGCATCGGGCGCCCTGTCGATCGGTGATGTGCAGGCCTTCATCCAGTACTCGCGGCAGTTCTCCATGCCGCTGACCCAGGTCGCCTCGATGGCGAACCTGGTGCAGTCCGGGATCGCCTCGGCGGAGCGGATCTTCGAGCTGCTGGACGCCGAGGAGCAGGACGCCGACCCGGCGAAGGGCGAGGCCGAGTTCCCCGGGGAGCTGCGCGGCAGCGTGTCCCTGGAGAACGTGTCGTTCCGCTACGACCCGGAGAAGCCGCTCATCGAGGACCTGTCGCTGAGCGTCGAGCCGGGCCACACGGTCGCGATCGTCGGCCCGACCGGCGCCGGCAAGACGACGCTGGTCAATCTGCTGATGCGGTTCTACGAGGTGACCGGGGGCCGGATCGCTCTCGACGGGGTCGACATCGCGAAGATGTCGCGCGACGACCTGCGCTCGGGAATCGGCATGGTCCTGCAGGACACCTGGCTGTTCGGCGGGACCATCGCGGAGAACATCGCCTACGGTGCCTCGGGCGATGTCACCCGTGAACAGATCGAGGAGGCGGCGCGGGCGGCCCACGCCGACCGCTTCATCCGCACCCTGCCCGACGGCTACGACACACGCATCGACGACGAGGGATCGGGTGTCAGTGCGGGCGAGAAGCAGCTGATCACCATCGCGCGGGCGTTCCTGTCCGACCCGGTGATACTCGTGCTCGACGAGGCGACCAGCTCGGTGGACACCCGTACCGAGGTGCTGATCCAGAAGGCGATGGCCGGTCTCGCACACGGCCGTACGAGCTTCGTGATCGCGCACCGGCTCTCCACCATCCGGGATGCCGACGTCATCCTGGTGATGGAGAACGGGTCGATCGTCGAGCAGGGCACGCACGACGAGCTGCTGGAGGCCAAGGGCGCGTACGCCCGGCTGTACGCGGCCCAGTTCGCGCAGGCGGTCGCCGAGGTCGACTAG
- a CDS encoding ABC transporter ATP-binding protein — translation MLIKLLRAYLGPYKKPIALLVVFQLLQTCATLYLPTLNADIIDNGVVQGDTGYIVQYGGVMIVVSIAQVVCNIGAVYIGARTASALGRDVRASVFDRVQSFSAREVGRFGAPSLITRTTNDVQQVQMLALMTFTLMVSAPIMCVGGIIMALGQDVPLSAVLLAVVPVLGIAVSLIVRKMRPLFRTMQERLDTVNRVLREQITGNRVIRAFVRDDYEEERFRGANTELTDVALSTGRLMALMFPTVMTVVNVSSIAVVWFGAHRIDSGGMEIGALTAFLSYLMQIVMSVMMATFMFMMVPRAEVCAERIQEVLETESSVVPPVNPVRELAAQGHLEVRGADFRYPGAEESVLRSVDLVARAGETTAIIGSTGSGKSTLLGLVPRLFDVTDGQVLVDGTDVRTLDPVLLAKTVSLVPQKPYLFSGTVATNLRYGNPDASDEELWHALEIAQAKEFVEGLEHGLDAPIAQGGTNVSGGQRQRLSIARTLVQRPEIYLFDDSFSALDYATDAALRAALLRETRGATVVIVAQRVSTIRDADRILVLDEGRVVGSGSHHELMEGNETYREIVLSQLTEAEAA, via the coding sequence GTGCTCATAAAACTCCTGCGGGCCTATCTCGGTCCGTACAAGAAACCGATCGCGCTGCTGGTCGTCTTCCAGCTGCTGCAGACCTGCGCCACTCTCTACTTGCCCACCCTGAACGCGGACATCATTGACAACGGTGTCGTCCAGGGGGACACGGGCTACATCGTCCAGTACGGCGGCGTGATGATCGTCGTCAGCATCGCCCAGGTGGTCTGCAACATCGGGGCCGTCTACATCGGCGCCCGCACCGCGTCCGCGCTCGGCCGTGACGTCCGGGCCTCGGTCTTCGACCGGGTGCAGTCGTTCTCCGCGCGCGAGGTCGGCCGGTTCGGTGCGCCCTCGCTGATCACCCGTACGACCAATGACGTGCAGCAGGTCCAGATGCTGGCCCTGATGACGTTCACGCTGATGGTGTCGGCGCCGATCATGTGCGTCGGCGGCATCATCATGGCGCTCGGCCAGGACGTCCCGCTGTCCGCGGTGCTGCTCGCGGTGGTGCCGGTACTCGGCATCGCGGTGAGCCTCATCGTGCGGAAGATGCGCCCGCTGTTCCGGACGATGCAGGAGCGGCTCGACACGGTGAACCGGGTGCTGCGCGAGCAGATCACCGGCAACCGGGTCATCCGCGCCTTCGTGCGCGACGACTACGAGGAGGAGCGCTTCCGGGGCGCCAACACCGAGCTGACGGACGTGGCACTGTCCACGGGCCGGCTGATGGCGCTGATGTTCCCGACCGTGATGACGGTCGTGAACGTGTCGTCGATCGCCGTCGTCTGGTTCGGTGCGCACCGGATCGACAGCGGCGGGATGGAGATCGGTGCGCTGACGGCGTTCCTGTCCTATCTGATGCAGATCGTCATGTCGGTGATGATGGCCACCTTCATGTTCATGATGGTGCCGCGTGCCGAGGTCTGCGCCGAGCGCATCCAGGAGGTCCTGGAGACCGAGTCCAGCGTGGTGCCCCCGGTGAACCCGGTGCGGGAGCTCGCCGCCCAGGGACATCTGGAGGTGCGCGGTGCGGACTTCCGCTACCCCGGTGCCGAGGAGTCGGTGCTGCGCTCGGTGGACCTGGTGGCGCGGGCCGGCGAGACGACCGCGATCATCGGGTCGACGGGCAGCGGGAAGTCGACGCTGCTCGGCCTCGTACCCCGGCTGTTCGATGTGACGGACGGCCAGGTGCTGGTCGACGGGACGGACGTACGGACCCTGGATCCGGTGCTGCTGGCGAAGACCGTGAGTCTGGTCCCGCAGAAGCCGTATCTCTTCTCCGGCACGGTCGCGACGAATCTGCGGTACGGGAATCCGGACGCGAGCGACGAGGAGCTGTGGCACGCGCTGGAGATCGCGCAGGCCAAGGAGTTCGTCGAGGGTCTGGAGCACGGGCTCGACGCACCGATCGCGCAGGGCGGCACCAATGTCTCCGGCGGTCAGCGGCAGCGGCTCTCGATCGCCCGGACGCTGGTGCAGCGGCCGGAGATCTACCTCTTCGACGACTCCTTCTCGGCCCTGGACTACGCCACGGACGCGGCGCTGCGCGCGGCGCTGCTGCGGGAGACCCGGGGGGCGACGGTGGTGATCGTCGCGCAGCGGGTGTCCACCATCCGCGACGCCGACCGGATCCTGGTGCTGGACGAGGGCCGCGTCGTCGGTTCCGGCAGCCATCACGAGCTGATGGAAGGCAATGAGACATACCGGGAGATCGTTCTCTCGCAGCTGACGGAAGCGGAGGCCGCGTAA
- a CDS encoding FGGY family carbohydrate kinase, producing MGIVAGLDSSSAFTHIVVCDTDTGAVLRQGYAAHPVDAKATEVDPQAWLLSLGEAAGGGLLEGVQAIGVSAQQHGLVPLDRQGNLVRPALLGNDRRAQVAAADLIDGLGGRQAWAEAVGSVPQAAQPVSKLRWLARTEPDMAERVAAVLQPHDWLVWQLLGRPARRTTDRGAASGTGYWSAGSESYRPDLVELALGHQAGLPEVLGPSDAAGTTPEGLLISAGTGETMAAAFGLGVAVGDAVVSLGASGSVMAVHHEALADPTGMITSFADATGMHLPVVHTSNAVRALRGTAEMLGVEGLEELSALALKSTPGSSGLVLLPYLEGERTPNLPHTAGTLSGLRRESMKPEHLARAAFEGMLCSLADALDVLRGRGVEVRRVFLLGAAAELPAVQGLAPALLGTQVVVPQPAQYAALGAARQAAWALGVSQGSLDARTPPAWQGAAAQVLEPGDELSVGQAVRQQYVATRDQIHPGAFDSAAR from the coding sequence ATGGGCATAGTCGCCGGCTTGGACAGTTCTTCCGCCTTCACGCACATCGTGGTCTGCGATACGGACACGGGTGCCGTACTGCGCCAGGGATACGCCGCACATCCCGTGGACGCGAAGGCCACCGAGGTCGACCCTCAGGCGTGGCTGCTCTCCCTCGGTGAGGCCGCCGGCGGCGGGCTCCTCGAAGGGGTGCAGGCCATCGGTGTGTCGGCGCAGCAGCACGGGCTCGTGCCGCTGGACCGACAGGGCAATCTCGTGCGCCCGGCGCTGCTCGGCAACGACCGGCGGGCGCAGGTCGCCGCGGCCGATCTGATCGACGGGCTCGGCGGGCGGCAGGCGTGGGCGGAGGCGGTCGGGTCGGTGCCGCAGGCCGCGCAGCCCGTGTCGAAGCTGCGCTGGCTGGCGCGGACCGAGCCGGACATGGCGGAGCGGGTCGCCGCCGTGCTCCAGCCGCACGACTGGCTGGTGTGGCAGCTGCTGGGCCGGCCGGCCCGGCGGACCACCGACCGGGGCGCCGCGTCGGGTACGGGTTACTGGTCGGCGGGCAGCGAGTCGTACCGGCCGGATCTGGTGGAGCTCGCGTTGGGCCATCAGGCCGGGCTGCCGGAGGTGCTCGGCCCGTCCGACGCGGCGGGCACGACGCCCGAGGGGCTGCTGATCTCCGCGGGTACGGGCGAGACGATGGCGGCGGCGTTCGGACTGGGGGTCGCGGTCGGTGACGCCGTGGTGTCGCTGGGGGCCTCGGGTTCGGTGATGGCGGTGCACCATGAGGCGCTGGCCGATCCGACGGGCATGATCACCTCCTTCGCCGATGCGACCGGGATGCATCTGCCGGTGGTCCACACGTCGAACGCGGTACGTGCGCTGCGCGGCACCGCCGAGATGCTGGGGGTGGAGGGGCTGGAGGAGCTTTCGGCGCTGGCGCTGAAGTCGACGCCGGGTTCCTCGGGGCTCGTACTCCTGCCGTATCTGGAGGGTGAGCGCACCCCGAATCTGCCGCACACCGCCGGGACGCTGAGCGGACTGCGGCGCGAGTCGATGAAGCCGGAGCATCTGGCACGGGCGGCGTTCGAGGGGATGCTCTGCTCGCTGGCCGACGCGCTGGACGTGCTGCGCGGCCGCGGGGTGGAGGTGCGGCGGGTGTTCCTGCTGGGCGCCGCCGCCGAGCTGCCGGCCGTGCAGGGGCTTGCGCCCGCGTTGCTGGGCACCCAGGTGGTCGTACCGCAGCCGGCGCAGTACGCGGCGCTGGGTGCGGCTCGACAGGCGGCCTGGGCGCTGGGTGTCTCCCAGGGGTCGCTGGACGCCCGCACTCCCCCGGCCTGGCAGGGGGCCGCGGCGCAGGTGCTGGAGCCCGGCGACGAGCTGTCGGTCGGCCAGGCGGTGCGCCAGCAGTACGTGGCGACGCGGGACCAGATCCACCCGGGGGCGTTCGACTCCGCCGCGCGCTGA
- a CDS encoding YtxH domain-containing protein, whose translation MRYRLTFIAGVALGYVLGTRAGRERYEQLKKSARQFAQNPAVRNTCETAAQSGRQFAGKAAHAVGEKVGDKVPASVADRVRSLRGRGTNGEDDWGTTNT comes from the coding sequence ATGCGGTACCGGCTCACGTTCATCGCCGGAGTGGCCCTCGGTTACGTGCTCGGCACGCGTGCCGGGCGGGAGCGTTACGAGCAGCTGAAGAAGTCCGCACGCCAGTTCGCCCAGAACCCGGCCGTGCGCAACACCTGCGAGACGGCGGCCCAGAGCGGTCGCCAGTTCGCCGGGAAGGCGGCCCACGCGGTGGGCGAGAAGGTCGGCGACAAGGTGCCGGCGTCGGTGGCCGACCGGGTGCGGTCGCTGCGCGGGCGCGGGACGAACGGTGAGGACGACTGGGGAACGACCAACACCTGA